A genome region from Tolypothrix sp. PCC 7712 includes the following:
- a CDS encoding class I SAM-dependent DNA methyltransferase: MTIFANYARYYDLLYGDKDYAAEVQFVHRLIKTYLPAAQTLLELGCGTAKHAALLAAEGYQIDGVDFSEEMLLKAKTRICEIPKNLASKLQVFHGDIRQIRLHKNFDVVLSLFHVISYQTKNEDLLATFATVKEHLKPGGIFIFDIWYGPAVLSEPPEVRVKRLEDSEIYVTRIAEPKMYPNENLVDVNYQIFIQDKNSDAIKEVRETHQMRYLFKPELEFLLNNMGLKIIDHMEWMSGKPLNFNTWGSVFIVKLF; this comes from the coding sequence ATGACTATATTTGCTAACTATGCACGTTACTACGACTTACTCTACGGCGATAAAGACTATGCAGCAGAAGTTCAGTTTGTTCATAGGCTAATTAAAACCTATTTACCAGCAGCACAAACTCTTTTAGAGCTAGGGTGTGGTACAGCTAAACATGCAGCACTTTTAGCTGCAGAAGGTTATCAAATTGACGGAGTAGATTTTAGTGAAGAAATGTTACTAAAAGCTAAAACTCGTATTTGTGAAATACCCAAAAATTTAGCTTCCAAATTGCAAGTTTTTCATGGGGATATTCGCCAAATTAGATTGCATAAAAATTTTGATGTCGTTTTATCTTTGTTTCATGTCATCAGCTACCAAACAAAAAATGAAGATTTACTAGCAACTTTTGCTACAGTCAAAGAACATCTCAAACCCGGAGGAATTTTCATTTTTGATATTTGGTATGGGCCAGCTGTATTAAGTGAACCACCAGAGGTTCGGGTCAAACGACTAGAAGATTCAGAAATTTATGTGACTAGAATTGCTGAACCTAAGATGTATCCTAATGAAAATTTGGTAGATGTTAATTATCAAATCTTTATTCAAGATAAAAATAGCGATGCTATTAAAGAAGTTCGAGAAACTCATCAAATGCGCTACTTGTTTAAACCTGAACTAGAATTTTTATTAAATAATATGGGTTTAAAAATAATTGATCATATGGAATGGATGTCAGGTAAACCACTAAACTTCAATACATGGGGTAGCGTATTTATTGTCAAATTATTTTAA
- the htpG gene encoding molecular chaperone HtpG, which produces MIEQGTISIHTENIFPIIKKSLYSDHQIFLRELVSNAVDAIQKLKMVSRAGEYTGEIGEPEIEIAIDKNNKTISISDNGIGMTAEEVKKYINQVAFSSAEEFIHKYQGKSDQPIIGHFGLGFYSSFMVAQKVEIDTLSYQEGVQAVHWSCDGSPEFTLEESSRTTHGTTITLTLQAEEEEYLESARIKTLVKTYCDFMPVAIKLEGEVLNQQKAPWRESPNNLSKEDYLEFYRYLYPFQEEPLLWVHLNTDYPFIINGILYFPKMRPDVDVTKGQIKLFCNQVFVSDNCEEIIPQFLMPMRGVIDSTDIPLNVSRSALQGDRTVRKIGDYIAKKVGDRLKELYRDNREQYISAWKDLGTFVKFGVLNDDKFKKQVEDIIVFRSTAKVAENPASTPAVEVQSQEGDVWQDVTPNAPSTEGSATSTPYTTLKEYLERNKERHENKVFYCTDEASQATYVELHKNQGLEVLFMDSFIDTHFINFLEREYNDVKFTRVDSDLDNTLLDDKSGEIVDPTTNKTKSEVIKELFEKALNKPKVNIRTEALKSDNPQGTPPAMVLLPEILRRLREMNAMMQQQTTEFPEDHILLVNTAHPLIQNLANLSQGSIIQGDGLSPTAQLVNMICQHVYDLALMSQKGFDGEGMKSFVERSNEVLTKLTEQVNH; this is translated from the coding sequence ATGATAGAACAAGGCACTATCAGTATTCATACTGAAAATATTTTCCCGATTATTAAGAAGTCTCTCTACTCAGACCACCAAATCTTTTTGCGGGAACTAGTATCTAACGCTGTAGATGCCATTCAAAAACTAAAGATGGTATCCCGTGCTGGAGAATATACTGGGGAGATTGGCGAACCAGAGATTGAAATAGCCATAGATAAAAATAACAAGACTATCTCTATCTCCGATAACGGTATCGGAATGACCGCAGAGGAAGTAAAGAAATACATCAACCAAGTTGCTTTCTCTAGTGCTGAAGAATTTATTCACAAGTATCAAGGCAAATCAGACCAACCAATTATCGGTCACTTCGGTCTTGGCTTTTATTCTTCCTTTATGGTGGCGCAAAAGGTCGAAATTGATACCCTCTCCTACCAAGAAGGTGTGCAAGCAGTACACTGGTCTTGTGATGGTTCACCAGAGTTTACTTTAGAAGAATCATCCCGGACAACTCACGGTACTACCATCACCCTGACTCTGCAAGCGGAAGAAGAAGAATATTTAGAATCAGCACGGATTAAGACTCTTGTTAAGACATATTGCGACTTCATGCCAGTAGCAATCAAGCTGGAAGGTGAAGTTTTAAATCAGCAAAAAGCACCTTGGCGAGAATCTCCCAATAATCTCAGCAAGGAAGATTATTTAGAGTTTTACCGCTATCTCTATCCTTTTCAAGAAGAACCTCTGCTATGGGTACATCTGAATACAGATTATCCCTTCATCATTAATGGGATTCTGTATTTCCCCAAAATGAGACCCGATGTCGATGTGACTAAGGGACAGATTAAGCTATTTTGCAATCAAGTTTTTGTCAGCGACAACTGCGAAGAAATTATTCCCCAATTCCTCATGCCTATGCGGGGTGTAATTGATAGTACTGACATTCCTTTAAATGTATCACGTAGCGCCCTACAAGGCGATCGCACTGTTCGCAAAATTGGTGACTACATTGCTAAGAAGGTAGGCGATCGCTTAAAAGAACTTTACCGCGATAACCGCGAACAATACATCAGTGCATGGAAAGACCTCGGCACTTTTGTGAAGTTTGGTGTGCTCAATGATGATAAATTCAAAAAACAAGTTGAAGACATCATTGTCTTCCGCAGCACTGCTAAAGTTGCCGAAAACCCTGCGTCAACTCCAGCAGTTGAAGTCCAGTCCCAAGAAGGAGATGTTTGGCAAGATGTTACCCCAAATGCACCCAGCACTGAGGGTTCAGCAACTAGCACTCCCTACACCACTCTGAAAGAATACTTAGAACGCAACAAGGAACGCCACGAAAATAAAGTTTTCTACTGCACTGATGAAGCTTCACAAGCCACCTACGTAGAATTACATAAAAATCAGGGCTTAGAAGTCCTATTTATGGACTCCTTCATCGATACCCACTTCATCAACTTCCTAGAACGGGAATATAACGATGTAAAATTCACACGGGTAGACTCAGACTTAGATAATACCCTGTTGGATGATAAATCTGGGGAAATTGTAGACCCCACAACCAACAAAACTAAAAGTGAAGTCATCAAAGAATTATTTGAAAAAGCTCTCAATAAACCCAAAGTCAATATCCGCACAGAAGCGTTGAAATCGGATAATCCTCAGGGAACTCCACCTGCAATGGTACTACTACCAGAAATTCTCCGTCGTCTGCGAGAAATGAACGCGATGATGCAGCAGCAAACTACAGAGTTTCCCGAAGACCATATTTTACTGGTTAATACTGCTCATCCCCTAATTCAAAATCTGGCTAATCTCAGTCAAGGTAGTATTATCCAAGGAGATGGTTTATCCCCAACAGCACAATTAGTGAACATGATTTGCCAGCATGTCTACGATTTAGCGTTAATGTCTCAGAAAGGCTTTGATGGTGAAGGAATGAAATCCTTTGTTGAGCGCTCAAATGAGGTGTTAACCAAGCTGACAGAACAAGTAAATCATTAA
- the rpmB gene encoding 50S ribosomal protein L28: protein MSRRCELTGKKANNAFSVSHSHRRTKRLQQANLQNKRVWWPSGNRWVKLKLSTKAIKTLETKGLEAMAKEAGINLNHY from the coding sequence ATGTCTCGTCGCTGTGAATTAACTGGTAAGAAGGCCAATAATGCCTTTTCTGTGTCTCACTCCCATCGCCGTACCAAGCGCCTTCAGCAAGCAAATTTACAAAACAAGCGTGTTTGGTGGCCTAGTGGAAATCGTTGGGTGAAACTGAAGCTTTCTACCAAAGCAATCAAAACCTTAGAAACTAAAGGTTTGGAAGCAATGGCCAAAGAAGCTGGGATTAACTTGAATCATTACTAA